One Chlamydia sp. DNA window includes the following coding sequences:
- the htrA gene encoding serine protease HtrA, with protein MMKRLLCVLLSTSVFSSPMLGYSASKKDSPKDVCLIASQSDQAISQEDLLKEVSRGFSRVAAQATPGVVYIENFPKTGGQALTPTGNKRGFQENPFDYFNDEFFNRFFGLPSHREQPRPQQRDAVRGTGFIVSSDGYVVTNHHVVEDAGKIHVTLHDGQKYTAKIVGLDPKTDLAVIKIQAEKLPFLTFGNSDQLQIGDWAIAIGNPFGLQATVTVGVISAKGRNQLHIVDFEDFIQTDAAINPGNSGGPLLNINGQVIGVNTAIVSGSGGYIGIGFAIPSLMAKRVIDQLISDGQVTRGFLGVTLQPIDSELAACYKLEKVYGALVTDVVKGSPAEKAGLRQEDVIVAYNGKEVESLSALRNAISLMMPGTRVVLKVVREGKTIEIPVTVSQIPAEDGMSALQKMGVRVQNITPEMCKKLGLALDTRGILVVSVEAGSPAASAGVAPGQLILAVNRQRVASVEELNQVLKNAKGESILLMVSQGEVVRFIVLKSDE; from the coding sequence ATGATGAAAAGATTATTGTGTGTATTACTGTCGACATCAGTTTTCTCTTCGCCAATGCTGGGCTATAGTGCGTCAAAGAAAGATTCTCCAAAAGATGTTTGTCTTATAGCATCCCAGAGTGATCAGGCGATCTCTCAGGAGGATTTATTAAAAGAAGTTTCTCGAGGATTTTCTAGAGTCGCTGCTCAAGCAACTCCAGGAGTCGTTTATATAGAGAATTTCCCTAAAACGGGAGGGCAAGCTCTTACCCCAACAGGGAATAAACGGGGGTTTCAAGAAAACCCTTTCGATTATTTCAATGATGAGTTTTTTAATCGGTTCTTTGGATTGCCTTCGCATAGAGAGCAACCCCGTCCTCAACAGCGTGATGCGGTGAGAGGGACCGGTTTCATTGTGTCTTCAGATGGCTATGTCGTGACTAACCACCATGTAGTAGAGGATGCAGGGAAGATTCACGTTACTTTACACGATGGACAAAAATATACAGCAAAAATAGTAGGACTCGATCCCAAAACAGATCTTGCTGTTATCAAAATCCAAGCAGAAAAGCTGCCTTTTTTGACTTTTGGAAATTCTGATCAATTACAGATAGGTGACTGGGCCATAGCGATTGGAAATCCTTTTGGATTACAAGCGACGGTAACAGTTGGAGTCATTAGTGCCAAAGGAAGAAATCAGCTACATATCGTAGATTTTGAGGATTTCATTCAGACAGATGCAGCAATTAATCCTGGAAACTCAGGAGGGCCGCTCTTGAATATCAACGGCCAGGTCATTGGAGTTAATACGGCTATTGTTAGTGGTAGTGGAGGATATATTGGTATAGGATTTGCTATCCCTAGTTTGATGGCTAAACGAGTCATTGATCAGTTGATTAGCGACGGACAAGTAACAAGAGGATTTTTGGGAGTTACCTTACAGCCCATCGATTCTGAGTTAGCAGCTTGTTACAAATTGGAAAAAGTATATGGAGCTCTAGTTACGGATGTTGTTAAAGGCTCTCCAGCTGAAAAAGCAGGGTTACGTCAAGAGGATGTGATCGTTGCGTATAATGGGAAAGAAGTAGAGTCTTTGAGTGCTTTACGTAATGCAATTTCCTTGATGATGCCTGGGACTCGTGTTGTTTTAAAAGTTGTTCGTGAAGGGAAAACAATCGAAATACCTGTGACCGTCTCGCAAATTCCTGCAGAAGATGGTATGTCTGCACTTCAAAAGATGGGAGTTCGGGTTCAGAATATTACTCCAGAAATGTGCAAGAAGCTAGGGTTGGCTTTGGATACTCGAGGTATACTTGTCGTATCTGTAGAGGCTGGCTCACCTGCTGCTTCTGCAGGGGTTGCTCCAGGCCAATTGATTCTTGCTGTGAATAGACAGCGGGTAGCTTCAGTTGAAGAGTTAAACCAGGTTTTAAAAAATGCTAAAGGAGAAAGTATTCTCCTTATGGTTTCTCAAGGAGAAGTTGTCCGGTTTATTGTCTTGAAATCGGATGAGTAG
- the sucD gene encoding succinate--CoA ligase subunit alpha, with protein sequence MLELLSADLPIITQGITGKAGSFHTTQCIAYGSNFVGGVTPGKGGSQFLDLPIFDSVLEAKQATGCRASMIFVPPPFAAEAIFEAEDAGIELIVCITEGIPVKDMLEVASFMEKSSCRLVGPNCPGVIKPGVCKIGIMPGYIHLPGNVGVVSRSGTLTYEAVWQLTQRKIGQSVCIGIGGDPLNGTSFVDVLQEFEKDSQIKAILMIGEIGGEAEEEAADWIRNHCSKPVIAFIAGATAPKGKRMGHAGAIISGNRGDAFSKQQALRQAGVIVVESPALIGEIVASIMKID encoded by the coding sequence GTGTTAGAATTATTGAGTGCAGATCTTCCGATTATTACACAGGGTATTACAGGAAAGGCCGGGTCTTTTCATACTACACAATGTATTGCTTATGGATCTAACTTCGTTGGAGGAGTCACTCCTGGAAAAGGAGGCTCTCAATTTTTGGATTTACCCATCTTCGATTCTGTTTTAGAGGCAAAACAGGCAACGGGGTGTCGAGCTTCGATGATTTTTGTTCCTCCACCATTTGCTGCAGAGGCTATTTTTGAGGCTGAAGATGCAGGAATTGAACTGATAGTGTGTATTACAGAGGGCATCCCTGTAAAAGATATGCTGGAAGTCGCTTCTTTCATGGAGAAAAGTTCCTGTCGTTTAGTTGGGCCAAATTGTCCTGGGGTGATTAAGCCGGGGGTTTGTAAGATAGGTATTATGCCTGGATATATTCATCTTCCTGGAAATGTAGGGGTAGTATCCAGGTCAGGGACATTAACATATGAAGCCGTTTGGCAGTTAACCCAGAGAAAGATTGGACAAAGTGTCTGCATTGGAATTGGGGGAGATCCTTTAAACGGGACTTCGTTTGTTGATGTTTTACAAGAATTTGAAAAAGACAGTCAGATAAAAGCTATTCTCATGATTGGAGAGATTGGGGGAGAGGCTGAAGAGGAAGCTGCTGATTGGATACGGAATCATTGTAGTAAACCCGTTATTGCTTTTATCGCAGGAGCTACCGCTCCAAAAGGGAAACGAATGGGACATGCAGGGGCTATTATTTCTGGAAATCGTGGAGATGCTTTTAGTAAACAGCAAGCTTTGAGACAAGCTGGTGTGATCGTTGTGGAATCGCCTGCACTTATTGGGGAAATTGTCGCGTCAATTATGAAAATAGATTAG
- a CDS encoding insulinase family protein: MKAGDTYRNFVVKLSQDLPEIESKLIEVEHTPTGATIMMIVNNDDENVFNISFRTCPQDSSGVAHVLEHMALCGSENYPVRDPFFSMTRRSLNTFMNAFTGADFTCYPAASQIPEDFYNLLSVYIDAVFYPLLTENSFLQEAWRYERTEEGLSYTGIVFNEMKGALMSGESRLNEAMNAALFPSVTYGVNSGGDPKEIVSLNLETVRAFHANQYTLSRCLFYFYGNIRPCRHLDFLEEKLLRRVGKVERQSVTLPLQKRFKEPVRVIEKYPSDEADEDKVLFGLAWLTCSIFDQQDLLALHVLDLVLMGTDAAPLKSRLLKSGLCKQVDMSIDSELHEIPVYIVCKGCSHAGSQKLESLILASLEEILQEGIPINLVEGAVHQLELSRKEISGYAIPYGLSLFFRAGLLRQHGGKAEDGLRIHTLFANLRENIQKPDYLPKLVRKYFLDNPHYTRVIFLPDSQLVAQENKEERNALHAIQMKMSEEDLSRVETISRRLEEYQAQEEDIDKVLPLFALDKVPSLGKEFVLEKEVFPEGEVLHHNCFTNDILFVELVFDLPPLTVEELPWLRLLVFVLLQLGSGGRSYKEQLEFLLEHTGGVDVLYEFSSQATDSNSLSPSISIRGKALVSKAEYLFRIIKETLTTVDFSDIGRFKELLMQHAESLTNSVRNSPMGYAINLACCNKSVAGGLSYLMTGLPYVRFVRELLKNFDQEAQEIANRLQDLYKKCFVGRRQLVVSSSKMNYQTLHDQRFFGLLDEKLGSVDLWRNPVLEKVEDSRGIVIPARGAYNVLAFPLGSLAYDHQDAAVLSVAAEVLGNVILHTKIREQGGAYGAGASANFGQGTFYCYSYRDPEVSTTYQVFLQGIRDMAAGEFSDDDVHEGILGVIQNLDDPISPGSRGATSYYRSRSGKVPFVRQSFRQAVLATTKEQICKVVRSRLENSLAEATFVSFAGEEMLQKSVKDLNETFRIETAF, from the coding sequence ATGAAAGCTGGGGATACCTATAGAAATTTCGTAGTCAAGTTGAGTCAGGATCTTCCCGAGATCGAGAGTAAACTTATTGAAGTTGAGCATACTCCAACGGGAGCAACGATCATGATGATCGTGAATAATGATGACGAAAATGTCTTCAATATTTCTTTTCGGACTTGTCCTCAAGATTCTAGTGGTGTTGCTCACGTACTTGAGCATATGGCCTTGTGTGGGTCTGAAAACTATCCCGTTCGAGACCCGTTTTTCTCCATGACAAGACGTAGTTTAAATACTTTTATGAACGCGTTTACTGGAGCTGATTTTACTTGTTATCCCGCTGCCTCTCAAATACCAGAAGATTTTTATAATTTGCTGAGTGTGTATATTGATGCTGTATTCTACCCATTGTTAACAGAGAATAGTTTTTTACAGGAAGCTTGGCGGTACGAGCGGACGGAAGAAGGGCTATCTTATACAGGAATTGTTTTCAATGAGATGAAAGGAGCCTTGATGTCGGGGGAGTCTCGTCTGAATGAGGCTATGAATGCAGCTCTGTTTCCGTCAGTGACCTATGGGGTGAATTCTGGAGGAGATCCTAAAGAGATTGTTTCTTTGAACCTGGAGACAGTGCGAGCTTTTCATGCAAATCAGTATACGCTAAGTCGTTGCTTGTTTTATTTTTATGGAAATATCAGACCTTGTCGTCATTTAGACTTCTTGGAAGAAAAATTGCTAAGACGAGTCGGGAAAGTAGAAAGACAAAGTGTTACCCTTCCTTTACAGAAGCGTTTCAAAGAGCCCGTACGTGTTATTGAGAAATATCCGTCTGACGAAGCAGATGAGGATAAAGTACTTTTTGGACTCGCCTGGTTGACTTGTTCCATTTTTGATCAGCAAGATCTTCTTGCTTTACATGTGTTGGATCTTGTGTTGATGGGGACAGATGCAGCTCCTCTCAAATCTCGATTATTAAAATCGGGGCTATGCAAACAAGTCGATATGAGTATAGACAGTGAATTGCACGAAATTCCCGTATATATTGTTTGTAAGGGATGTTCACATGCAGGAAGTCAGAAGTTAGAAAGTTTGATTTTAGCCAGTTTGGAAGAGATTCTTCAAGAAGGCATTCCTATAAATTTAGTTGAAGGGGCTGTTCATCAGCTGGAGTTATCAAGAAAAGAAATCTCTGGGTATGCTATTCCTTATGGGTTGTCTTTGTTCTTCCGTGCAGGTTTGTTACGACAGCATGGAGGTAAGGCTGAGGATGGTTTGCGGATTCATACCTTGTTCGCTAATTTACGGGAAAATATCCAAAAGCCCGATTATTTACCTAAATTGGTTCGGAAATATTTCTTAGATAATCCTCACTATACTCGCGTTATATTTCTTCCAGATTCACAGTTAGTTGCTCAAGAGAATAAAGAAGAACGCAATGCCTTGCACGCCATTCAAATGAAAATGAGCGAGGAAGATTTAAGTAGAGTTGAGACCATTTCTAGGCGTTTAGAGGAGTATCAAGCTCAAGAAGAAGATATAGATAAAGTGCTACCTCTCTTTGCTTTAGATAAAGTTCCTTCTTTAGGGAAAGAATTTGTTTTAGAAAAAGAGGTATTCCCTGAAGGGGAGGTTCTGCATCATAATTGCTTTACTAATGATATCCTTTTTGTTGAATTAGTCTTTGATCTTCCTCCTCTTACAGTAGAAGAACTCCCTTGGTTGCGGCTTCTTGTTTTTGTTCTGCTTCAGCTAGGTAGTGGAGGACGTTCTTATAAAGAACAGTTAGAATTTCTTTTAGAACATACGGGCGGTGTAGATGTTCTCTATGAATTTTCTTCGCAGGCTACTGATTCTAACTCCCTCTCTCCTTCGATAAGTATTCGAGGTAAAGCTTTAGTCTCTAAAGCAGAATATTTGTTCCGGATAATTAAAGAGACGCTGACGACCGTAGATTTCTCTGATATAGGGCGGTTTAAGGAACTTTTGATGCAGCACGCAGAGTCTTTAACTAATAGCGTACGAAATAGTCCGATGGGGTATGCCATTAATTTGGCTTGTTGTAATAAGTCTGTCGCTGGTGGACTCTCTTATCTCATGACGGGGCTTCCTTATGTCAGGTTTGTTAGAGAACTTCTCAAGAATTTTGATCAAGAAGCACAAGAGATTGCGAATCGATTACAAGATCTTTATAAAAAGTGTTTTGTGGGTCGGCGACAACTTGTAGTTAGTAGTAGTAAAATGAACTACCAGACTTTGCATGACCAACGTTTTTTTGGTCTGCTGGATGAGAAGCTTGGATCTGTGGATTTATGGCGGAATCCTGTTCTTGAGAAAGTTGAAGATTCTCGAGGCATTGTAATTCCTGCTCGAGGGGCTTACAATGTACTTGCCTTTCCATTAGGCTCTCTTGCCTATGACCATCAGGATGCCGCAGTTCTTTCTGTTGCTGCAGAAGTTTTAGGAAATGTCATTTTACACACTAAGATTCGAGAGCAGGGCGGAGCCTATGGGGCTGGAGCCAGTGCGAACTTTGGGCAAGGAACTTTTTATTGTTATAGTTATCGAGATCCCGAGGTCTCTACTACTTATCAAGTGTTCTTACAAGGAATTCGAGATATGGCTGCTGGAGAATTCTCAGATGACGACGTTCATGAGGGTATTCTTGGAGTCATTCAAAATCTAGATGATCCGATTTCTCCAGGGAGCCGTGGTGCGACATCGTATTATCGATCACGAAGTGGTAAAGTTCCCTTTGTTCGTCAATCCTTTCGTCAAGCTGTTTTAGCAACAACTAAAGAGCAAATTTGTAAGGTTGTGCGTAGCCGTCTTGAGAATAGCCTTGCTGAAGCTACATTTGTCTCTTTTGCTGGAGAGGAAATGTTGCAGAAAAGCGTAAAAGACCTCAATGAGACTTTCCGTATAGAAACTGCTTTCTAA
- a CDS encoding phosphatidylcholine/phosphatidylserine synthase encodes MNLNEVDFRGKRRVVTPNAITAFGLCCGLFIIFKSVLKTSSSLELMHRLQGLSLLLISAMIADFSDGAVARIMKAESAFGAHFDSLSDAITFGIAPPLIAIKSLNGEYEGTLCSSFLLVTCIIYSLCGVLRLVRYSLFASTGEKTTTFTGLPIPAAAACVVSLGVLLASDTLNNLPGKVRVLLLSFGLLLSGCLMISTWRFPGLKHFHFRVSSSLLVLGIGLGACLFFSGLVDHFTQFFFLVSWLYVLVVTPIFSFINKRSS; translated from the coding sequence ATGAATCTAAATGAAGTAGATTTTCGTGGTAAGCGCCGAGTTGTGACCCCTAATGCTATTACAGCATTTGGTCTTTGCTGCGGACTTTTTATTATCTTTAAAAGCGTATTAAAAACCTCCTCTTCTTTGGAGCTGATGCATCGCTTGCAAGGACTTTCTCTTCTTCTAATCAGTGCTATGATAGCAGATTTTTCAGATGGTGCTGTCGCTCGGATCATGAAAGCTGAAAGTGCATTTGGCGCTCACTTTGATTCATTATCCGATGCCATTACTTTCGGGATTGCTCCTCCTTTAATTGCGATTAAAAGTTTAAATGGAGAATATGAGGGAACGTTATGTTCTTCTTTTCTTCTCGTTACTTGCATCATCTACTCCTTGTGTGGAGTCCTCCGCTTGGTACGTTATAGTCTCTTTGCTTCTACAGGGGAAAAGACGACAACCTTCACAGGCTTACCTATCCCTGCAGCTGCAGCATGCGTAGTTTCCTTAGGAGTACTGCTGGCTTCTGATACACTCAATAACCTTCCTGGAAAAGTTCGCGTTCTTCTGCTTTCTTTTGGCCTATTACTAAGTGGGTGTCTGATGATTTCCACTTGGCGCTTTCCTGGATTAAAACATTTTCATTTTCGAGTGTCTTCTTCCCTATTAGTTTTAGGAATAGGATTGGGAGCTTGTCTCTTTTTCTCTGGATTAGTTGATCATTTCACACAGTTTTTCTTCTTGGTCTCTTGGTTATATGTGTTAGTTGTTACCCCCATCTTTTCTTTTATTAACAAGAGATCTTCCTAA
- a CDS encoding DNA recombination protein RmuC, producing MDIVTIPSLSPWICFLLVLLGAVLGVGGAFIFFTKKLSYKNELIRDLEHNNAILQTSLDTRRSQEQLIEEFSHKLTSASLAFAKEIKTESHEFFSEKTEAITSILTPVHNTLSAFKQNLEIFETKQAEDRGALKEQLSQLLTAEKKLEQETQALTNILKHPGSRGRWGEIQLERILEISGMLKYCDYSMQTVDAHDSSSRADIVIRLPQNRSLVIDAKTPFSEEYLTDSNANPTDLVRKIKDHIKILKTKSYWDKFDQSPEFVILFLPGESLFNDAIRCAPELMDYAGQANVILSSPVTLMALLKTVTHIWKQENLQNQIKEIGQLGKDLYQRMHKLFDHFHKVGKHLGQAVHSYNDMSASLSARVLPTLRTFDKLEISSSHNKIEAPSQISALPRSPRVYDQKPDLTEHLSFEDPSFL from the coding sequence ATGGACATTGTGACTATTCCCTCTCTCTCTCCCTGGATATGTTTCCTCCTCGTTTTGTTAGGAGCAGTGTTAGGAGTAGGGGGAGCCTTTATTTTTTTTACAAAAAAGCTTTCTTATAAAAATGAGCTCATTCGTGACCTTGAACATAATAATGCCATTTTACAAACATCTCTAGATACCCGTCGTAGTCAAGAACAGCTTATCGAAGAATTCTCACATAAACTGACTTCGGCATCTTTAGCTTTTGCTAAAGAAATTAAAACGGAATCTCACGAATTTTTCTCAGAAAAGACAGAGGCAATTACCTCTATTCTCACTCCTGTACATAACACTCTGTCCGCATTCAAGCAAAACTTAGAAATTTTTGAAACAAAACAAGCTGAAGATCGAGGAGCTCTTAAAGAGCAGCTTTCTCAGCTGCTCACTGCAGAGAAAAAATTAGAACAAGAAACACAAGCTCTCACGAATATTTTAAAACACCCAGGATCTCGTGGGAGATGGGGAGAGATTCAGCTAGAAAGAATTCTCGAAATTTCCGGTATGCTTAAATATTGTGATTATAGCATGCAAACCGTAGATGCTCACGACTCTTCTTCCCGCGCAGATATCGTTATTCGTTTGCCACAAAACCGAAGTCTTGTCATCGATGCTAAAACGCCATTTTCTGAAGAATATCTCACAGATAGTAATGCCAATCCTACGGATTTAGTTAGAAAAATTAAAGATCATATTAAAATTCTTAAGACGAAAAGTTATTGGGATAAGTTCGATCAATCCCCAGAATTCGTCATTCTATTTCTTCCAGGAGAAAGCCTGTTTAACGATGCTATCCGCTGTGCTCCCGAACTGATGGATTATGCTGGCCAAGCCAATGTCATTCTCTCTAGCCCAGTTACTTTGATGGCTTTACTCAAAACAGTCACTCATATTTGGAAACAAGAAAATTTACAAAACCAAATCAAAGAAATCGGACAATTAGGAAAAGATCTTTATCAGAGAATGCACAAATTGTTTGATCATTTCCACAAGGTCGGCAAGCATTTGGGACAAGCTGTTCACAGTTACAACGACATGTCTGCTAGTCTTTCTGCTAGAGTTCTTCCTACTCTAAGAACTTTTGATAAACTCGAAATCTCGTCTTCTCATAACAAGATCGAAGCCCCCTCCCAGATCAGCGCTCTACCTCGATCCCCTAGGGTTTATGATCAAAAACCTGATCTGACAGAACACTTGTCTTTCGAAGACCCTTCTTTTCTGTAA
- a CDS encoding ribonucleoside-diphosphate reductase subunit alpha codes for MVDLQEKQCTIVKRNGMFVPFDRHRIFQALEAAFRDTRRIDDHMPLPEDLENSIRSITQQVVREVVQKITDGQVVTVERIQDMVENQLYVNGLQDIARDYIIYRDDRKAHRQKSWQSLSVLRRCGTAVHFNPMKISAALEKAFRATNKIEGMTPDFVREEINALTQKIVVEIEEHCSQQDRRIDIEKIQDIVEQQLMVVGHYAIAKNYILYREARARVRDNRVEGKTSESVPTEEAFEVISKDGSTYTITQSQLLSRLSLACARFPETTDAALLTDMAFANFYSGIKESEVVLACIMAARANIEKEPDYAFVAAELLLDVVYKEALGKSRNAKDLEEAHRDHFKRYILEGEAYRLNSELKTSFNLDALAEALDLSRDLQFSYMGIQNLYDRYFNHHEGRRLETPQIFWMRVAMGLALNEQDKTTWAITFYNLLSTFRYTPATPTLFNSGMRHSQLSSCYLSTVQDNLVNIYKVISDNAMLSKWAGGIGNDWTAIRATGALIKGTNGKSQGVIPFIKVTNDTAVAVNQGGKRKGAVCVYLEVWHLDYEDFLELRKNTGDERRRAHDVNTASWIPDLFFKRLQQKGTWTLFSPDDVPGLHDAYGEEFERLYEEYERKIDSGEIRLFKKIEAEDLWRKMLSMLFETGHPWMTFKDPSNIRSAQDHKGVVRCSNLCTEILLNCSETETAVCNLGSVNLVQHIAGDGLDEEKLSETISVAVRMLDNVIDINFYPIEEAKEANFSHRAIGLGIMGFQDALYKLDISYASQEAVEFADYSSELVSYYAIQASCLLAKERGTYSSYKGSKWDRGLLPIDTIQLLADYRGEENLQMDTSSRKDWEPIRSLIREHGMRHCQLMAIAPTATISNIIGVTQSIEPTYKHLFVKSNLSGEFTIPNTYLIERLKKLGLWDADMLDDLKYFDGSLLEIERIPDHLKHIFPTAFEIEPEWIIECASRRQKWIDMGQSLNLYLAQPDGKKLSNMYLTAWKKGLKTTYYLRSSSATTVEKSFVDINKRGIQPRWMKNKSASAGIVVERATKAPICSLEEGCEACQ; via the coding sequence ATGGTCGATCTACAAGAAAAGCAATGCACGATTGTTAAGCGCAATGGAATGTTTGTTCCTTTCGATCGGCATCGTATTTTTCAAGCTTTAGAAGCAGCTTTCCGAGATACTCGCAGGATTGATGATCACATGCCTCTCCCAGAAGATTTGGAGAATTCGATACGCTCTATCACACAGCAAGTCGTTAGGGAAGTTGTTCAGAAGATTACAGATGGACAAGTAGTCACAGTAGAACGTATTCAAGATATGGTTGAGAATCAGCTATATGTGAATGGATTGCAGGATATCGCTCGTGATTACATCATTTACCGGGACGATCGTAAGGCCCATCGGCAAAAATCTTGGCAAAGCCTTTCTGTTCTTCGTCGTTGTGGCACTGCTGTGCATTTCAACCCTATGAAAATTTCTGCTGCTTTGGAAAAAGCTTTTCGAGCCACAAATAAGATTGAGGGGATGACCCCGGATTTCGTGCGCGAAGAAATTAATGCTTTAACACAGAAAATTGTTGTAGAGATTGAAGAGCACTGCTCTCAACAGGACCGGCGCATAGATATTGAGAAAATTCAAGATATTGTAGAACAACAATTGATGGTTGTTGGTCATTATGCCATTGCCAAAAACTATATTCTTTATCGAGAGGCTCGTGCTCGAGTTCGTGATAATAGAGTAGAGGGGAAGACTTCAGAAAGCGTTCCTACAGAGGAAGCTTTTGAAGTTATCAGCAAGGACGGATCAACATATACGATCACGCAGTCACAGTTGCTGTCTCGTTTATCTCTTGCTTGTGCTCGCTTCCCAGAGACGACGGATGCAGCTCTTCTGACTGATATGGCTTTTGCGAATTTTTACTCTGGCATTAAAGAATCTGAGGTTGTTCTGGCTTGCATCATGGCGGCTCGTGCAAATATTGAAAAAGAGCCTGATTATGCTTTTGTTGCCGCCGAGCTTTTGCTCGATGTTGTATACAAAGAAGCTTTAGGGAAATCAAGAAATGCTAAGGACTTAGAAGAGGCACATCGAGATCATTTTAAACGTTATATTCTGGAAGGGGAAGCGTATCGGCTCAACTCTGAATTGAAAACCAGTTTTAATCTAGATGCTTTAGCTGAAGCTTTAGATTTATCCCGCGATTTACAATTTTCATACATGGGAATCCAGAATTTGTATGATCGTTATTTCAATCATCATGAAGGTCGACGTTTAGAGACTCCTCAGATTTTTTGGATGCGTGTTGCCATGGGATTGGCATTGAATGAGCAAGACAAGACTACTTGGGCAATTACGTTTTACAATTTGCTTTCTACGTTTCGATATACACCGGCAACGCCGACTCTCTTTAATTCAGGTATGCGGCATTCCCAATTAAGTTCCTGCTATCTATCAACAGTACAGGATAATTTGGTCAATATCTATAAGGTGATTTCTGATAACGCTATGCTTTCTAAATGGGCAGGAGGTATAGGTAATGACTGGACGGCCATTCGTGCGACGGGGGCTTTAATCAAGGGAACAAATGGAAAAAGCCAGGGGGTAATTCCTTTCATTAAGGTGACCAATGATACAGCTGTTGCTGTTAATCAGGGCGGTAAGCGTAAAGGCGCTGTGTGTGTATATCTAGAAGTTTGGCACCTTGATTATGAAGATTTTCTTGAATTGAGAAAAAATACTGGAGATGAACGTCGACGTGCTCACGATGTGAACACCGCCAGCTGGATTCCTGATCTTTTCTTTAAGCGTTTGCAACAAAAGGGAACATGGACTTTGTTCAGCCCAGATGATGTTCCTGGATTGCATGATGCTTACGGAGAAGAATTTGAACGTCTTTATGAAGAATATGAAAGAAAGATTGATTCCGGAGAGATTCGGCTATTTAAGAAAATAGAAGCCGAAGACCTGTGGCGTAAAATGCTGAGTATGCTTTTTGAAACAGGACATCCGTGGATGACCTTCAAAGATCCCTCCAATATTCGTTCAGCACAGGATCATAAAGGCGTCGTGCGTTGCTCGAATCTATGTACAGAGATTTTGTTAAATTGTTCGGAGACAGAAACTGCGGTATGTAACCTAGGATCAGTCAATTTAGTTCAGCATATAGCTGGTGATGGTTTAGACGAGGAGAAACTCTCAGAGACTATTTCTGTAGCAGTTCGTATGTTGGATAACGTGATTGATATTAACTTTTACCCTATTGAAGAGGCGAAAGAAGCCAACTTTTCTCATCGGGCGATTGGATTAGGTATTATGGGATTCCAGGATGCTTTGTACAAGCTCGATATTAGTTATGCTTCTCAAGAGGCTGTTGAGTTCGCTGATTATAGTTCGGAATTAGTCTCTTATTACGCTATTCAAGCGTCTTGTTTACTCGCTAAAGAGAGAGGAACTTACAGTTCTTATAAAGGGTCTAAATGGGACAGAGGATTACTTCCTATCGATACCATTCAATTGCTAGCAGATTATCGTGGAGAAGAAAATTTACAGATGGATACTTCTTCAAGAAAAGATTGGGAGCCCATCCGTAGTTTGATTCGAGAGCATGGTATGAGGCATTGTCAGCTGATGGCGATAGCGCCAACAGCAACGATCTCCAACATTATAGGAGTTACCCAGTCAATCGAGCCGACGTATAAGCATTTGTTTGTGAAGTCTAATTTATCTGGAGAGTTCACTATTCCAAATACTTATTTGATAGAGAGATTGAAAAAGTTAGGTCTTTGGGACGCTGATATGTTAGATGATCTTAAGTATTTTGACGGGTCATTATTAGAAATAGAGCGGATACCGGATCATTTGAAACATATTTTTCCAACAGCTTTTGAGATAGAGCCAGAGTGGATTATCGAATGTGCGTCTCGAAGACAAAAATGGATTGATATGGGACAATCCCTTAACCTTTATCTTGCTCAGCCAGATGGGAAAAAACTATCTAATATGTACCTAACGGCATGGAAAAAAGGGTTGAAAACTACTTATTACCTTAGATCTTCATCTGCAACAACTGTTGAGAAATCTTTTGTAGATATTAATAAAAGAGGTATTCAGCCTCGTTGGATGAAGAATAAATCTGCCTCAGCTGGAATTGTTGTTGAAAGAGCAACGAAGGCCCCTATCTGCTCATTGGAAGAGGGGTGTGAGGCATGTCAGTAA